From the genome of Eucalyptus grandis isolate ANBG69807.140 chromosome 2, ASM1654582v1, whole genome shotgun sequence, one region includes:
- the LOC104432979 gene encoding defensin Ec-AMP-D2 isoform X2 produces MDFSKRLIPAALIVMLLLVATEMEPMVVEARTCESQSQRFKGACVSKTNCASVCQTEGFHGGHCRGFRRRCFCTKHC; encoded by the exons atggaTTTCTCGAAGCGATTGATTCCAGCTGCTCTTATTGTGATGCTGCTGCTTGTGGCAACTG AGATGGAGCCGATGGTGGTGGAGGCGAGAACTTGCGAGTCCCAAAGCCAACGTTTCAAGGGGGCATGCGTGAGTAAGACCAACTGCGCCTCTGTTTGCCAGACGGAAGGTTTCCACGGCGGGCACTGCCGGGGCTTTCGTCGCCGTTGCTTCTGCACCAAGCATTGCTAG
- the LOC104432979 gene encoding defensin-like protein 2 isoform X1, with protein sequence MPIPPSIHLSPLSLSLSLSLSMDFSKRLIPAALIVMLLLVATEMEPMVVEARTCESQSQRFKGACVSKTNCASVCQTEGFHGGHCRGFRRRCFCTKHC encoded by the exons ATGCCCATTCCTCCATCcatccatctctctcctctctctctctctctctctctctctctctcaatggaTTTCTCGAAGCGATTGATTCCAGCTGCTCTTATTGTGATGCTGCTGCTTGTGGCAACTG AGATGGAGCCGATGGTGGTGGAGGCGAGAACTTGCGAGTCCCAAAGCCAACGTTTCAAGGGGGCATGCGTGAGTAAGACCAACTGCGCCTCTGTTTGCCAGACGGAAGGTTTCCACGGCGGGCACTGCCGGGGCTTTCGTCGCCGTTGCTTCTGCACCAAGCATTGCTAG